In the Anastrepha obliqua isolate idAnaObli1 chromosome 1, idAnaObli1_1.0, whole genome shotgun sequence genome, one interval contains:
- the LOC129252882 gene encoding uncharacterized protein LOC129252882 yields MSVRQVISAFVALQVIATTVAQSPATLSTEIGVQNVTTKTEDYINENRRQYNATLQSYLDQINGVKNSLEDQLKVIDKQKVLLLNTIQQTYERIDPLEVLSLPSKYCVQQYRAELPYGDIIKANIESCITSARSYSNSIVSTPNTYYSQLNSYYNSNLKTGLNNCAKSHSNPSLNYTLCVTTVIAQANTYTNTNRVNFASSMQSSDCSLNSRIDVAVSCSYNYVNSALTSIGAATRLIDECINGYLENKPKCEINNTTVYAGCPNVVYMEVKDGDFQNKTIANPIQGLSRSQDCLELRFV; encoded by the exons ATGTCCGTAAGACAAGTTATCAGCGCATTCGTCGCACTTCAAGTTATCGCCACCACAGTGGCACAATCCCCAGCGACTTTAAGTACCGAAATCGGCGTCCAGAATGTAACCACGAAGACAGAGGACTACATCAACGAGAATCGTCGTCAATACAATGCTACACTTCAAAGCTATTTGGACCAAATAAATGGCGTGAAGAATAGCCTGGAGGATCAATTGAAAGTGATTGACAAACAAAAGGTGCTTTTGCTCAACACAATACAGCAAACCTATGAGCGGATCGATCCCTTGGAGGTGCTCAGTCTGCCTTCGAAGTATTGCGTACAACAATACCGCGCGGAGCTTCCATATGGCGATATTATTAAAGCGAATATTGAAAGTTGCATTACCAGCGCACGCAGCTACTCGAACAGCATCGTCAGCACGCCCAATACTTATTACAGTCAGCTGAATAGCTACTACAATAGCAACTTGAAAACTGGTCTAAACAATTGCGCAAAATCACACAGTAATCCCTCGTTAAATTATACACTTTGCGTCACAACGGTG attGCCCAAGCCAACACTTATACTAATACCAATCGTGTCAATTTCGCATCTTCTATGCAATCATCGGACTGTAGTTTGAATAGTCGCATCGATGTGGCAGTCAGCTGTAGCTACAACTATGTAAATTCAGCCTTGACGTCGATTGGTGCAGCAACGCGCTTAATCGATGAGTGCATTAACGGTTATTtagaaaacaaaccaaaatgtGAGATTAATAACACGACGGTCTACGCTGGCTGTCCGAATGTGGTCTATATGGAGGTGAAGGATGGAGACTTCCAAAATAAGACCATAGCAAATCCAATACAAGGCTTGTCTAGGAGCCAAGACTGCTTGGAATTaagatttgtttaa